The DNA window CGTTAAGCTTATTGTTGTAGCGTGCAATACAGTCTCAAGTGTGGCATTGGAGTATTTAAGGGAGACCTTTAAAGATGTTCCGTTTTTTGGTGTCGTCGAGCCGGGTGTGAAGGTAGCGGTAGAAAAGTCAAAAATTAAAAAAGTCGGAGTAATTGGAACGATTGCCACAATAAAGAGTGAGGCTCATAAGAAACTTTTTCCATCAGGTTTTGAAGTTATTGGTAAACCCTGCCCTCTTTTTGTGCCTCTTGCTGAGGAAGGGATAATCTCTGGACCTATCGCAAAAAGTGTTGCTGAGTTTTATCTTGCAGAAATCAAGGAAAAAGTTGATACGGTTATACTTGGTTGTACCCATTATCCTGTTTTGAAGTCTACTATTAAAGAGGTTCTTGGAGACCAAATAGAGCTTGTTGACCCTGCTGAAGAAGTTGCGAAGGAGGTTTACAATTATTTAAAGCTCAATGCTCTTTTGAATAGAGCGGGTGGAAATTTGGATATTTATTTAACTGACATTCCACCCCACTATGAGAGTCTTATAAGTAGGTTTCTTGGTGAAAGGGCAAACAATATAAGAAAGGTTGACATTGAAAACCTTTAAGGAGGGATAATGGAGATAAGGGAAATCCAGGATTTGATTGAAAAGAATGAGATCAAGGTCGTTGACCTCTGGTTTCACTGCATCCTTGGCAGGTTAAGGCATGTCAGTATAGAACCTACGTACTTTTTGAAGGGGTTTACTAAAGGAATTGGGATTGATGGTTCCAGCGTACCCGGATACGCAGAAGTTCACAATTCAGACATGAGGTTAATCCCGGACCTGGATAGTGCTTTTCTTGACCCTGTGAGGGAAGGGGTTCTTGTAGTTTATTCAAACCTTTATTATTCCGATACCCATGAGCCTTATCCAATTTATCCACGGAATGTACTGCGTAAAACCCTTGAGCTCGTTAAAAAACTTGGTGTGGCTGAGGAAGTTTACATCTTGCCCGAGTTTGAATTTTATGTATTTAAGGAGGTTGATTTTGACGAAACAGGTTACTATGTCGAATTTGTGGAAGAAAAAAGGTTAAAATCAAGCTACCATATTGCTGAACCCTATGACGCCTTTTTTGAGCTAAGGACAGAGATAGTGCAGCGCCTCAAACAGGCAGGGATCAAGGTAAAATACCATCATCATGAGGTGGGGGGCTATGGTCAAAATGAGGTTGAGCTGACCTTCGGTAATGCCCTTAGGGTCTGTGATCAGGTCGAAACTACGAAGTTTGTGATTAAAAGCGTGGCAGAAAAGTATGGCTTTAAGGCTACCTTTATGCCCAAGCCTCTTTTCAATGAGGCAGGCAATGGTTTTCATTTTCATATGTATTTAGCTAAAAATGGTGAATCTATTTTCTATGGAAACGAGAAAAACCTCGGCCTAAGCGAAACAGCCCTTTATTTCATCGGCGGACTCTTAAAACATGCAAGGGCTGTAAGTGCCTTTGTTAACCCTTCTACGAATTCGTATAAGAGACTTTATTCAGGTTTTGAAGCACCTGTAGCAATTACCTACGCTTTAGCTAACAGGACTGCAGCGATTAGAATTCCAGGTTATGCAAAGGGTAAGGATGTGGACATTGAGTACAGGCCACCGGATGCAACAATGAATACTTATCTTGGCGTCGCTGCGATCATTCTTGCGGGTTTAGATGGAATCAAAAATAAAATTGACCCCGGTGAGCCCTTTGAAGGAAAAGTAGATATGGAATCCGTTAAATCAGGTAAGGTAAGGCTGCTTCCTTCTAACTTAAAGGAAGCCCTGGATTCCCTTAGAGAAGACCACGAATTTTTGACAGCGGATGGGGTTTTCACGGAAGACTTGATTAACAAGTGGATAGATTTGAAGATGGAAGAATACAACAGGGTTAATCTGTTACCTCATCCACAGGAATATGTGGATTATTTCTAAGGGAGTTGAAAGATGGAGATGCAGATAAAAAGAAAGGACCTTTTGGGTCTTGAGGACCTTACAAGGGAGGAGATTGAAATTATTTTGGATACTGCTAAATCTATGAGGGAAATCCTTGATAGGCCTATTAAGAAAGTTCCCACCTTAAAGGGGAAGACCGTTGTAAATATGTTTTTCGAACCGTCCACTAGAACTCAATCCTCCTTTGATCTCGCCGCCAAAAGACTTTCGGCGGATACTGTGAGTGTCTCGACAAAGGGTTCGGCGGTTCAGAAGGGCGAATCCCTTCTTGATACTCTTTTAAATATTGATGCAATGAAAGCCGATGCCTTTATCGTTCGTCACTGGGCCTCTGGTGCACCACACTTTTTGGCAAAGCATACAGAGGCTGCTGTTATTAACGCAGGCGACGGGACTCATGAACATCCTACCCAGGCACTTCTGGATATGCTTACAATGGAAGATAGGTTTGGAAAGATTGAAGGACTGAGGGTTTTAATTGTTGGCGACATTCTCCATTCGAGGGTGGCTCGGTCCAACATCTTTGGACTTAAAAAGATGGGGGCTCACGTAACCTTAGCTGGTCCACCTACCCTTTTACCCGAATATTTTAAGGAACTTGGTGTAGAAATATGCTATGATATCGATGAGGCAGTGAAGGATAAAGATGTTATCATGGCCTTGAGGATCCAGAAGGAGAGACTGGAGGAGGCCTATTTCCCTTCCATAAGGGAGTATCGAAAATATTTTGGAATTACGAGGGAGAGGCTAAAAAAGGCTAGCAAAAATGCTGTGATTATGCACCCTGGTCCTGTAAACTGGGGGGTCGAACTGGACTTTGACCTTATTCAAGAAAGAGAATCTCTAATTTTAGACCAGGTTACTAACGGTGTCGCTATAAGAATGGCAGTTTTGTACCTTTTTATACGAGGAGAAAAGGCCCATGAATAGAAAGCTTTTTAAAGGCGGAAACGTTGTCGATGTCTTAAGGCGGAAGGTATCAAAGGCGGATGTTTTAGTTGAAGAAGGTTTCATATTAGCCGTTGAACCATCGATTGAGGCTTCGGATGCGGAAGTAATAAATTGCGATGGACTTTTTATCGTACCTGGACTTATTGACATGCACGCCCACCTAAGGGAACCGGGTGAGGAGCATAAAGAAGATATAGGGACTGGAACTTCTGCTGCTATTCACGGTGGCTATGTTGCTGTAGTTTCTATGCCCAATACAAATCCTCCCTGCGATAACAGAAGCGTTGTCGAGTACATTCTAAGAAGGTCAAAGGAAGAGGACAAGGCCGAAGTTTTACCCTGTGGAACAATTACTAAGGGCAGGAAGGGTTTAGAGCTGGCAGAACTTTCAGATATGCACGAAGGCGGTGCCGTTGCCTTTTCCGATGATGGAAGCTGGGTTCAGCATAGCGGAGTAATGAGGAGGGCTCTTGAATACACTAAATTCTTCAATGGACTCATTATCTCCCACGCAGAGGATAGTACTCTAACTCATATGGGGCTTGCCAACGAGAGTGCATTAACCACAAAATTGGGCCTTCGTGGAATGCCTATTGCCGCTGAGACTATTGCCATTTTCAGGGATATTGAGCTTGCGCGGCTCACAGGAGGTAGATTGCATATTGCCCATGTCAGCTCAAAAGACAGCATAGAGCTTATAAAGAGAGCAAAGGAAGCAGATATAAAAGTTACTGCCGAAGTTACTCCACACCACCTTCTCTTTGATGAAAACAAGCTTGTTGATTACGATTCTAATTACAAGGTTAATCCTCCATTGAGGAGTGCAGAAGATAGGGAAGCCCTCCTTGATGCACTTAAAAAGGGGATTATTGATGTCATCGCCACCGACCATGCTCCACACGCCGATTTTGAAAAGATGGATGAGTTCAATGCGGCACCTTTTGGCATGATTTGGCTCGATTTTGCTTTCCCTGTTCTATATCAGAGCCTTGTGACTTCGGGGAAATTGGACCTTATCAAACTCGTTGAAAGCATGAGCTTAAAACCCGCAAAAATTCTTGGCTTGGAAAAACTTGGTGCTATAGAGAAAGGCTATAGGGCCTCTTTCTTTGCCTTTAATCCCGAAACTGAGATAAAGATTGATCGCGAATTCATTAAATCGAGGGCTTACAATACTCCTTTGTATAATTTTAAGGTTAAGGGTAAAATTGAATGGACGCTCAAAGATGGGAAAATATATAGACACTGAAAGGTATCATTTGATCGCAGAGGAAGTAATCAGGGCATCTAATGGACAAATTGTTGAGCTAATGATCGTTCACACAATTCAGGACAATGCCCGATTTATGGAAAGCACTATTACTCAGTATGGAAGGATCAATGATCTTAGACTTACGGTAAGGGTCAGGTTTGGAAATAAAAGCGGTGTGGCTACCACCAATTCCATTACAAAGGACGGAATTTTAGATGTTGTCAAGATGGCTGAACAAAGTGCTTTAAATGCAAAAGAGGACCCATTCTTACCAGACCCGGAAGAGAAGAAAGAATTGGAACATGAACAGATCGATCCCGCCGTTGCGGAAATGGGACCCGATGAAAAGTCCAGGTTTCTTGGGAAAATTTTTAGCGAGTTTTCTGAGGATTTTATATTCCATGGTACACTGAGATCGAGCTTAAATTACGTTGGCATTTTTAATAACTTGGGGCTTAAGTCTGATTTTTCTTATACTGCTTTAAATATGACAATGATTATAGAGGATGCGGAGGAAAAAGACACCTTCTGGCTACAGCATACAAGTCCTGACCTCGATTCTTTAAACTATGATAAATACTCTCAGAAAATAAGAGAGTTCCTGAAGATGAGGTATCCAAATGTGCATGTGAAACCAGGAAAGTACACGGTTATCCTTTCCCCTTACGCCCTTAAAGATGTTCTCGATTTCATGCAATATGTGGGTTTTTCTGCATCTGCCTTAGAGATGAGGATGTCTTTTTTAAAGGATATGGAAGGGGAGAAGGTATTTGCGGAAGCCTTTACCTTAGAAGATCGGCCCCTCAGAAAGGAGAACTTTTCGATGCCCTTTGATTTTGAAGGTGTAGAGAAGAAAAATCTTACAATTTTTGAAGATGGAGTTTTCAAAAGGTTCATTTACGATAAGAAGCTTGCTAAAAAATTGAAGAAGAAAACCACGGGTCATGCCATGGATCTAATAGATTCCTTTGCCTTTGCAGGGCACTTGGAAATGAAAGGTGGAGAAAAGAGTGTTCAGGAACTTATCGAAGAATCTCCTGACATTATTTATGTAACGAGATTGCATTATGTAAATGTCCTTGACCCCACAACCTTCACCCTAACGGGGATGACGAGGGATGGAACTTTCCGAGTAAGGCACGGGAGGCAATGGGCGAGGCTTCCTAATTTAAGATTTCACGTCAATTTTAAGGAACTTTTTAACAATATCACTGGAATCTCGAAAGAGAGGGAATATGTCGGGCAACCGGATTCCTACTCCTTTGATCTTCCTGTAGCCTATCTTTTACCGCATGTAAGATGTGAAGGCTTTAATGTAATAGGGTTCAGCACTGAAGAGGATTGATGCTAATACTCGTTCTTTTTTCCCAGATTTTTTCGGTTTATCCCTATGAAAGAGTAATGTTTTCACCCGATGCAATTGTGGAAAGAAGGGCGTTTCTTAGTCGTGATTATTTCTACCCCTGGGTTTCTTCAGGAATTGTCTTTTACCCGGCCGGGATCAGAAGTTTTTCCTTAGGCGCGAGATATAAATTTCTTGACTTCAGTGTTGGATTACTTTCTACGGGGGATATAAAGTCTTACGATGAATATGCACAGGAAATAGGAAGCTATAGTACAGGTATTTTGAGAGGTACTGCAGGATTTGAACTACCATTAGATTTTTTGAACGTTAAAGCTTCCTTGTCTGGTGTGAGGGCTTATGGACCTGATTTTTACGAGTCGAGGGTCTGGGTGGATCTTGATTTTTACAGAACACTCTTTGCCTTTGAAAATGTTGCTCTCGGTATGACATTATCTTATGAGCCATCCTTTGGTTTTTATTTATTTGGTCCATATCACTTCCTTGGCGGTGATTTTTACAAAAGGGATAACTATGAGTTCAAAGCGGGCTTTTATCGATCCTTTAAGTTTGCAAGTTTCCTGCTGGGGTTTTCTTATTTTGTGTCGGCAGGGGAAACAAGTTTTAAACCTTACTTTTCTTTTAAGGTGAGGCATAAAAATCTTTCCTTTTACTATTTTTACCGAGTAGAGAGGGAAATAACAGACATATTTGGTATTTCCCTTTGTTACGAATAATATGAAGAAAGGACCGGAAAGAATAATTGTCAAAAACCAAAAGGCTTATCACGATTATGAAATCCTTGAAACTTTTGAGGCAGGGATTGTTCTCAAAGGCAGCGAGGTGAAGTCTATTAAGGAAGGCAAAGTCTCGCTTAAAGAGGCTTATGCAGATATTATAGGTAACGAGGTTTATATCATCAACATGCATGTTACCCCTTATGAGAAGGATAAGGTCTCAAAGCTAAATCCAACGAGGCCGAGAAAGCTATTATTACATAGGTATGAGATAAAGAGGCTCATTGGCAAGATCAAGGAGAAAGGCCTCACTTTAATTCCCCTTATGATCATTGAGAAGCGGAACCTAATAAAGGTGGTTCTTGGACTTGGTCGAGGTAAGAAACTCTACGAAAAACGCGAAGAGATAAAGAAGAGGATAATCGAGAGGGAGATTCAGAGGGCGATGAAAAAGGAGTTTGATTATTGATATGGAACTGAAAATTTTTACCGGTACGCTTTCCAATGGATTACGAGTCGTGGTGAATGAGGATGATGAAAATACAATGGTGGCTGCTGCCTTGCTTTACGAAGCGGGAAGCAGAATGGAGCGGGAAGGAATAACTGGCATTTCGCATATTCTTGAACACATGATGTATAAGGGAACAGAAAAAATAGGGCCGGAGGAGTATTCGAAAAGAATTCAAAGGCTTGGTGGATACGATAATGCTTATACTTCCAAGGATTATACTGTTTATTATGTCTATTTGCCTCCTGGAACCCTCGGTGAATTCCTAAGTATGGAAGGGGATCGGATGGTTAATTTAAAACTTCGGGATTTCAAGGAGGAGATGGAAGTCATTAAAGATGAGAGAAGGTACTCTTCTGTGGACAATCCAATAGAATATTTCATGGAAGAGTTCTGGTGGAGGCTTTTCAAGGTTCATCCATATAGGTTTCCCGTAATAGGTCTTGAGGATGATTTGAACAGAATAAAAGAGGCTGACGTGATCGAATATTATAAAAAGTTTTATACTCCGGCCAATGCTATTCTTGCAGTGGCGGGTAAGGTGAAGTTTGAGGAAGTGATGGAATTGGCTGATAAATATTTTTCCAATATTAACAAAAATAGTAAGCCTGAACTTTCGGTACCCTTGGAACCTGAACAAAGGCAAAAGGTTGAATTTGAAGTGAAGAGAAAAAATTCAACTCCGGTGATTGCAATTGGCTTCAAAATAGTCCCCTTTGGAGATCCCTTGATTCCTGTATTTGATGTTTTAAGTGAGATGCTCGGTGGTGGGAAGTGGGGCATCCTTGTAAGAGAATTGGTCTACGATAAGAATGTTTTTGCCTCTCTAAGGTGTGAGACGAGTTATTTAAAAGACCATGGGGTTTTCGTTTTAGTGGGGGTGCCTTACCCGGGAGTGGATATCAAAAATGCCGAGTCAATTTTAGAAAACAAATTTTATGATGCTCTTCACCAACTGGGAGAAGATGACCTTAATACTGCCAAAAACAAACTGTTAACAGAGTACTACTTTGATCTCGAATCGGTCAGGGATTTGGTCTTTGATCTGGCAGAGTTTGAACTGATGGGTAAGATTGAAGATATTACAAAATATCCCGAAATTTTGAAAAGCGTGACCCTTGAAGATGTTAGAAAGGTTTTCGCCCAGTATTTTGGCGTGGAAAAGGAGACCGTGGGAGTGCTTAATGAAGAGTGAAGTCAAGTTTTTTGAGCTGAAAAACGGCATAAAAGTTCATTATGTAAGAAAGGATAAGCTTCCCATTTTTTATGCCAATGTCCTATTCAATAGAGGTTCTATTGACGAGCAGGACAAGAGAGGCATTCATAACTTTACTTTAAGACTCTTAGCCGAAGGTCCGGAGGGGAAGTCACCTGTTGAATTTTCGAAGGAACTTGAAAAGCTTGGCCTTAGAATAAAGACCCGCTCCGGGTATTCCTTTACCACCTTCGAGCTCGACGGATTATCGGATTTCTTTTTAGATGCCCTTATAAAGCTTGAAGAACTTATAAGAAAGCCTGCTTTCAGGGAAGAGGACTTTAAAAGGCTTAAGGATCAATACTTTACCGCGGTTAAGCTGGGATTTCAGGACCCTGAATTTGTTTCCTCTTACTTTTCCAATATGTTTTATTTTAAAGATGTTCCGCCACTCTCTGCTTTGCCCGATTTCGGGTTCGTAAGGGATGTCCTTGGTTTAACCCTCGAAGATGTCAAAAATTATTATACGAGTCTTTATGATAATTCCAATTTTTCCGTTGTTATTGTCTCGAACCTGGAAATTAGTGAATTTAAGGAAAAGATTGAAAATTTGAACCTTCCACTCGGTCAGAGATCGTCGAGTAGGTCTATTGAAGTTCCGGAGTTTAAATTCGATAAAGTTTTTATAGTGAATATGGACATTGAACAGGCCCATTTGAAAATCATAAATCCCGCAGTAAAGAGGAACGATCCGATTTATGGCGCCGTTAAGGTGGCAAACTTCATCTGGGGTGGTTCCGATTTCTCTTCGAGACTAATGAAAAGGGTGAGAGTTAAGGAAGGATTAAGTTATTCCGTAAATTCTGTGGTGAACTTCGGGATTCCGCTCAATGGTGATATTATTGCCCCTTATAGTGTTATTTCCTGCGAGACTGAGTTGAATAAGGCCAGAAAGGCCTTTGATGCAATTCTCGAAGAGAAGACCAAGGTTTTAAGAGATGGGTTTGAAAAAGAGGAATTGGAACACGCCATTCAATTTTTTAAGGGCAGTATTCCTCTTCTTGTTGAGAGTTATGCTCAACTCCTTTCGATGATTACGGAAGAAATTATTTACGGATTGCCCTATTTTCATTGGGAAGAGGAACTCAGAGCTATTGAGAAGCTAACTATCGATGAGGTTAACAAAGGGGCTCAAGTGTTGCTCAGCTTTGAAAGCCCCTTCGTTCTGATTGTGGGGAAGGCCAAAAAATTGAAGAATCAATTCAAGGATTTTGACATTGAAGTGATAGAGCCAGAAAAGTATTTGTGAAGTAGTTATTCCGTGGTGCCGGCTTTGTGATGATTTTTCCATTTTCCTATTAAAGATCAAAATATAAATTTGTTCCAATTTATCCTCTTGCAATTTAATTATTTTTCAGACCTTTAAGTTTTGTAAATTATGGGGCTTTTGCTTATTTTCTCTCCAGTTTTTCGAGCATCTTGCGTGCTTGTTCGAGATACTTATAATCCTCTCGGGTTTGAGGTTTCAAGTTGACCGCTTTCTTCAAAACTTCCTTTGCCTGCTCAGTTTTGTTTTGATACTTATAAACTCTGGCGAGCTCATATTGGTATTGTATCCTTCCCGGATTTAGTTCAATAGCCTTCTTAATGTACTTCTCAGCATCCTCAATAGTTCCCTGAGGAACCTCGCCAAAGAGAGTTTTTGCGAAGCTCCTCAGAACGGGGTTCAAAGTTGCTGCTTCAAAGTTGTATGAGCCCCAGATGAAGTTGGCAAGGTCATTGTTAGGGTTCAATTTCAAAGCCTTGTTAACGGCGTCTTTAATGATCATCGCATATTTTACCTTTTCTTTACCGCCCTTTGAAAGCGCAATCCTGCCGTTCACTGCAGCTAAATAAGTCCACCCCCAATCGCCCTCCGGGTTTACCTGAGTGGCCCTTTGAGCGAATTCAAGGGCTTTGTTAAAATAGGCTTCTCTCTCTTTTTCATTTTCAAGCCCTTCGCCAATGTTAAGATAAGCCATGGAGAGTCTCCACAGGACTTCGTAGTTTCCTTTATCCTTCTCGTATGCCATTTGATACTGTTTTAGCGCCTCCTCATATTTCAAGGCACTGAACAAGGAGTCACCCCTCTGGATCAAAGGATCTACCGCCATAATTAGCATTAATAAAGCAACCATTTTTAACCTCCTTTTGCAAAATTATAAAAGTTGATTGGTGAAGTTCAAATTTTTAGTGGATGTTTTTCCCTGTTTCCGATGAGCCCGCTCTCTATTTTGGCACTTTTTAATCTTTTTATGTTTGCGTTTATAATATTAAAAAGGTATTTAAATGGCGTCATTTAAGCGGGTTTACATTGATTCCCTTACTGGAGTGTATAATAGGGCTTTCCTCGACGAGAAAATTGCTGAAATACTCCAGAATGCAAGGGATGAAGGCAAGGCATTGTCAGTTGTAATGTTTGACATTGATTACTTCAAAAGAATCAATGATCTTTATGGTCACGCGGTAGGTGATCAAGTATTAAGAGAATTTGCAGAGTTTCTTAAAAATTCTTTAAGGGCAGGGGACATTCTCATACGCTACGGTGGAGATGAATTTCTTGCAATATTAAGTAATGTTAGTTATTCTGATGCCTTGAAGATTGTTGAGAGGATTCTGGAAAACTGCAAGAAGCAAGAGTTTGCAAAATTGAGAATCACTGTAAGTGCTGGTATATCCTCTTTTCCTAAACACGCAGATAATTGGGGGAGCCTTTTTGAACTTGTCGACAAGAGTCTTTACTTTGCTAAGAGGAATGGTAGAGATAGAGTTGGCGTCTTACAGAATGTCGGTCGGGTTATAATTCCTACCTATGATATTGTGGGCCGAATCAATGAGATCGAAAAGATTATAACTTTCTTAGAAGGCTCAAAAAAGGCTAAAGTCCTTCATATTATTGGAGAGATAGGGGTTGGAAAAACAAGGCTTGCAAAAGAAGTTTTGAACCATCCACAACTCAAATCCTACGATAGATTCGAGAGTCTTCTTTCACCTTCAACAAAATCCATAGTCTTTTATCCTGTTAGACAATTGGTAAAATATTTGGTACAAAAGAGTGATTCAATTCTGAAAGAGCTTCCTCCCAGTTTACTAAGTGAAATTTATAAGTTGAATCCTCCAGAGAATAGCGAACTGGGAGAGCTTTTTTATGTGGATAAATTTAAGTTATTTGAGGCCTTAAAGGAATTGCTTAAAGTTTATACCCAGAAGGTTTCCCCTCTTATAATTTTTATCGATGATGCTCACTGGATTGACGAATTTTCACTGGAATTATTAAGCTACATTTTTAGGTCTGATGACGCGGGAAATTTTGCAGTTATCTTCGCCTCTCGAATTGAGGAGACTAAGGAAGACCTTACTAAAAAGTTCTTTGGGTTTTTGCGTAGAGATTTTATGGAAATACGCCTTATGCCCCTTGGAAAGGAGGAGTTGAAGCAACTTACTGTAATGGTCTTTGGGCAAAATGTTCCTGATTTCTTTGTTGATTTTCTCTTCCTTAAGAGTGGTGGGAATCCCTATATTGCCTACGAGTTGATTGAATCGTTAACGAAATCCGGAGATGTTTACTGGAATGGCGAATCATGGGAATTTAAGAAGGATTTCGATTTTGATGTGCCTTCCACCCTTTTGGCGTTGACAGAAATGAAAATTGCTTCCTTAGGGGCGAAGGAGCTCAATGTTCTTGAATATATGGCGGTCTTTGGGAAACCTGTTGACCTTGATCTGCTCTCGGATTTTACGAGTTTGAGGTACGAAGAGCTTATACCCATTATGGAAAGATTGGAAAATTTAGGGTTTATATCAAGGGATTTCGCTGGATCGTACTATGTACCCGAGGGTGTTTTTGTGGAATGTCTTTGCAAAAAATTAAGTGAAAATCGTCGGGCTATAATCCATAGCAGGATCGCTGACGTGCTGAAAGAAATTAGTCCGGAATCCGTTGAAGAGATTGCCCAACATTATTATAAGGGTGGCAATTTTGACGATGCTTTTGAGTTTTTATTGAAAGCTGCAGAAAGGGCAATTAGTTACTATGCTTTAAAAAATGCCATAACTTATTATTCCTGGGCCCTTGGATGTCTCGAGAAAAAACGTAGGGTCGAAGAGAAGGATAAAAGAAAAGCAGAAATTTTAGTAAAACGCTCAAAACTTTATTCGGAGGTTGGCGATCGAAAGTCCGCATTTGTTGACGCTGAGGAGGCTTTAAATATCGCTCTAAATGCTAAGGATATGGAGCTTCAAGCTGAGGCGAGTATGCAAGTTGGTGTGAGTCTCCTCAATTTGGCACGATATTCTGAAGCCATCGAAAGACTACAACATGCAAGCAGTTTGTTTGAAAAATTAAGGGATTTCAAGGGTGTGGTGGAATGTGACCTTCATCTCGGTTCGATCTTTCAGGAACAATCCAAATACAAGTTAAGCCAATCTTATTACACAAGAGCCTTAGAGACGGCAAAGAGTATTAATGATGAGGACCTGATAATGAAGGCCGGTTATCAACTGGCGTCTCTTTTTGTGGACATGGGGAATCTCGATGATGCGGTTCCTTTACTGAATGAAGCATTAAAGATTTCAAAAAAATTGAAGGACAAGAAGTTTGAGCTAAAGATTTCTAATCAGTTGGGTATCCTGTATGTGGAAAAGGGTGATCTGGATAAAGGAATAAAGCTTTTGCAGGATTCTCTCGAATTATCAAGGCAACTTTACGATCTGAGGACAGAAGCTGTCATTAGCCATAATCTTGGGATCATTTTATTCAAGCACATGGGGAAAACGAAAGAAGCAGTTGAGTACTTAGAAAGGAGCCTGAATGTCTTTTACTTGATTGGTGATAGGGTATCGGAATGCATAGTGTTGAGCTCCTTGGGAACGATTTATAAGTCTATGGGCAAGTATTCTGCAGTTAAGGAGAGTTTTTCGAAGTCTCTCAAAATCGCAAAAAGGAAATTAAGGCTGAAAGGCTCGTTCTAACAGCGTCTTTTAATCTTGCCAATCTTTATTTGGATAATGGCAGATTGAGGAGTGCTTTTCCGAAGCTGCAATCCTCTTTGCGTCTCGCGAGGAAACTTGGTTTAAAGGACTTCGAAGCCAATATTCTGTTATCCTTCGGTGCATATTACTATTATATTGGGGATTTCAGAGAAGCGGAACGTTACTTGAAAGAGAGTGCCAAGGTGGCTAAAGAAATAGATCAATTAAACACTTTTGCTTTTGCCAATATTGCTTTAATGCGGGTTTACATGGATTCTGGTGACCTCATGAAGGCTTCGGAGTTGGCTGAGCAGGTTGAAAAAGTGGTGCAAAAACTTATGAATGAAGTCATTCAAATAGACTTTCAGCTATTGACTTTGGAATTGGATTTCTTGCTTGGCAAACCTGTTGGCTTGAAAAAGGTAAGCACGATTATTGAGAAGTGTAAGACCCTTGGACTCCAACCGAGACTCGCGGACGCCTTAGTACTGGCAGGAAGGATCACGGCGAGAATGGAGGCCATAGAAAAGGCCCGTGAACATTTTGAGAAGGCAATAGCTATATTGAGGAAGATTGGTAATGTCTTTTATTTAGCGAGGGCTTATGCTTTGTATGCAGAAGTTTTGAGGTACGGTGGATTCAAAGAAGAGTCTTTATTAAACTACAAAAAGGCTTATGAAATATTCAAGAACTTGAAGACCGATGCCTGGACGAAGGTATTGTCAATTCCTCAACCTAAGTAGATTTCAGGGTTCCAATTCTTCTGGATAGGGGTAAAGATAGGC is part of the candidate division WOR-3 bacterium genome and encodes:
- a CDS encoding tetratricopeptide repeat protein — encoded protein: MDNGRLRSAFPKLQSSLRLARKLGLKDFEANILLSFGAYYYYIGDFREAERYLKESAKVAKEIDQLNTFAFANIALMRVYMDSGDLMKASELAEQVEKVVQKLMNEVIQIDFQLLTLELDFLLGKPVGLKKVSTIIEKCKTLGLQPRLADALVLAGRITARMEAIEKAREHFEKAIAILRKIGNVFYLARAYALYAEVLRYGGFKEESLLNYKKAYEIFKNLKTDAWTKVLSIPQPK